GCCACTTTACTCTATTCCCTAATAGTGCGGTTGAACTACTTCTTGGCCTGTTCCAGGGCATGCCGAATGCGTAGCCGGAGGCCGTTGAGCCGGATGAAGCCGGTGGCGTCGGCCTGGTCGTAGACCGTGTCCGCCTCAAAGGTGGCGATGTCCGGCCTATACAGGCTGTTGGGCGAGCGGCGGCCTAGGACCGTCACGTTGCCCTTGTAAAGCTGTAGCTTGACCTCGCCGGTCACTGGCTCGGCCGCCTTGTCCATCATGCCCTGCAACAGCTCCATCTCCGGGCTGAACCAGTAGCCGTAGTAAATCAGCTCGCTGTAATGCGGGAGCAGGTTGTCGCGGATGCGCAGCACCTCGCGGTCCAGGCACAGGCTCTCCAAGGCCAGATGGCCGGCGCGCAGGATGGTGCCGCCCGGGGTCTCGTACACTCCCCGGCTCTTCATGCCCACGTAGCGGTTCTCCACCAGATCCACCCGGCCCACGCCATGCTTGCCGCCCAGCTCGTTGAGCTTGGCCAACAGCGCCGCGGGGGTGAGCTTCTCGCCGTTGACCGCGATGGCGTCGCCCGCCTCGAACTCCAGGATGACTTCCTCGGGCTGGTCCGGGGCCGCCTGGGGCGACACGCTAAGCACAAACATGTCCTCCGGCGGAGTGGCCCAGGGGTCTTCCAGGATGCCGCCCTCAAAGGAGATGTGCAGCAGGTTGCGGTCGCTGGAGTAAGGCTTGGCCTTGGTTACCGGCACGGGGATGCCGTGCTTGGTGGCATAGGCCACCAGGGCCTCGCGGGAGTTCATGTCCCACTCCCGCCAGGGGGCGATGATCTTCAGGTCCGGGGCCAGGGCCTGGTAGCCCAGCTCGAAACGCACCTGGTCGTTGCCCTTTCCCGTGGCGCCGTGGCTCACCGAGTCGGAGCCGGTGTCGCGGGCGGCCTTGACCTGCCCCTTGGCGATCACCGGGCGGGCCAGGCTGGTGCCCAGCAGATAGCGGGTCTCGTAGATGGCCCCGGCCCTGAAGGCGGGGAACACGTAGTCGCGGACGAACTCCTCTTTGAGGTCGTCCACGATGACCTCGCTGGCTCCGGTGTCCAGGCCTTTTTGGCGGGCCTCTTCCAGCTCCTCGC
This region of Desulfarculaceae bacterium genomic DNA includes:
- a CDS encoding argininosuccinate synthase; the encoded protein is MTKDIKKVVLAYSGGLDTSIILKWLIETYDCEVVAYVADLGQGEELEEARQKGLDTGASEVIVDDLKEEFVRDYVFPAFRAGAIYETRYLLGTSLARPVIAKGQVKAARDTGSDSVSHGATGKGNDQVRFELGYQALAPDLKIIAPWREWDMNSREALVAYATKHGIPVPVTKAKPYSSDRNLLHISFEGGILEDPWATPPEDMFVLSVSPQAAPDQPEEVILEFEAGDAIAVNGEKLTPAALLAKLNELGGKHGVGRVDLVENRYVGMKSRGVYETPGGTILRAGHLALESLCLDREVLRIRDNLLPHYSELIYYGYWFSPEMELLQGMMDKAAEPVTGEVKLQLYKGNVTVLGRRSPNSLYRPDIATFEADTVYDQADATGFIRLNGLRLRIRHALEQAKK